Proteins from one Hyperolius riggenbachi isolate aHypRig1 chromosome 2, aHypRig1.pri, whole genome shotgun sequence genomic window:
- the LOC137544609 gene encoding olfactory receptor 52K2-like, whose translation MNITLSHPTHFILLGIPGLEPYYVFIAFIFLLVYMISLIGNVTLLFVIRVDRSLHEPMYFFLSMLSSVDLVLTNLTTPKMLSVLWLDAKEIYFEACLTQMFFIHAFACIESSVLLVMAFDRYLAICNPLRYKSVLTNRVVLLAGLSSVVRGIGAVLPLPILFRRLSLCNNNVIHHSFCDHIAVIKLACTDSTINSLYGLAVALLIVAVDLASIVWSYVLILRAVFKLKSREAQVKALSTCASHICAILVFYTTVVLSSVVQRFAKTVPLFVIILLANVYLMLPPLMNPIIYAVRTKQVRRRIKILLHCPRNH comes from the coding sequence ATGAATATAACGCTGTCTCACCCCACACACTTTATACTGCTTGGAATCCCCGGTCTAGAACCTTATTACGTCTTCATAGCATTCATCTTCCTCCTGGTGTACATGATCTCACTGATAGGAAATGTCACCCTCTTGTTTGTCATCAGAGTGGACCGCAGTCTCCATGAGCCAATGTACTTTTTCCTCTCTATGTTGTCCTCAGTTGACCTTGTCTTGACGAACTTAACCACACCGAAGATGCTGTCGGTCCTTTGGCTTGACGCTAAAGAAATTTACTTTGAGGCGTGCCTCACCCAAATGTTTTTCATCCATGCATTTGCCTGCATAGAGTCCTCAGTGCTGCTGGTCATGGCATTTGACAGGTATCTCGCCATCTGCAACCCTCTCCGGTACAAGTCGGTTCTGACTAATCGGGTTGTGTTATTGGCTGGTTTGAGTTCTgtggtgagaggtattggggctgTCTTGCCGTTGCCTATCCTGTTCAGAAGACTTTCATTGTGCAACAACAATGTTATCCACCACTCTTTCTGTGACCATATAGCTGTGATAAAGCTGGCATGTACAGATAGCACCATAAACAGCTTGTATGGGTTAGCGGTGGCTCTGCTTATCGTAGCCGTGGACTTGGCCTCCATAGTTTGGTCCTATGTACTCATTCTTCGTGCTGTGTTTAAGCTGAAATCCAGAGAAGCCCAAGTCAAGGCTCTGAGTACCTGTGCATCTCATATATGTGCCATTCTTGTCTTCTACACCACTGTTGTCCTCTCATCTGTGGTGCAAAGATTTGCAAAGACCGTCCCTCTTTTTGTCATCATTCTGTTGGCCAATGTCTACCTGATGCTCCCACCTCTTATGAACCCAATTATCTACGCTGTAAGGACTAAACAGGTCCGACGTCGGATAAAGATTCTGCTACATTGTCCTAGAAATCATTGA